The Candidatus Nanosynbacter sp. HMT-352 genomic interval AAAAACGAAGTCGAAGGTCTGGGTAATTTCGCTGGCGATCCGACGCAATATTTCAAGCCAACAAATCATCCAGAATGGGATTCACGATTATTCGATTACGGCAAGCCAGAAGTTTTGCATTTTTTGGCAAGCAATTGCCGTTGGTGGCTGGACGAATATCACGTTGACGGATTTAGGTTTGATGGCGTAACTAGTATGCTTTACCACGATCACGGACTCGGGAAAAGTTTCACTAGTTATGACGATTATTTCCGCGACAACGTCGACAAAGACGCACTTGCTTATTTACGGCTGGCAAATGAAGTAATTCACGCCATTCGCCCCGACGCCACGACCATTGCGGAAGAAATGAGCGGTTTTCCTGGACTGGGCGCATCGACAAAGGACGGCGGGCTGGGATTTGATTATCGCTTGCAAATGGGCGCGCCAGATTTATGGATAAAAACTCTGAAAGAGAAAAACGATGAAGATTGGGACTTGGGGCGATTAGCTTACACTTTGAGTTCGCACCGGCCAGAGGAAAAAGTCATTAATTATGCCGAAAGCCATGACCAAGCGCTTGTCGGCGATAAAACGCTGATTTTCCGGCTGATTGATAAAAATATGTATTGGCATATGGATAAAATTGATCCAGATCTTAAGACCGAACGTGGAATAGCCCTGCATAAACTAATTCGTCTAATGACAGCTGGTCTGCACGGCGGCGGCTATTTGAATTTTATGGGCAATGAGTTCGGACATCCCGAATGGATTGATTTTCCGCGCGAGGGTAATAATTGGTCGTTTAAGCACGCTCGTCGGCAATGGAATTTACGCGACAATGGCTTCTTAAAATATCAATGGCTGGGAGATTTTGACGCGGCGCTGATGAAGATTATTCGACAAATTGACAATTCCGACATTCAACACCTGACGGTTCGCCAATCCGATCACACGGTAAGTTTTATGCACGGCGACTTTTTATTTGTTATCAATTTTTCGCCCGACAAATCCCACTCAGATTACGAAGTACCCGCAGAAGCCGGCTCTTATAAGTTGGCGTTAAGTAGCGATGACAAGAACTTCGGCGGACAGGAGCGAATAGACCATAATTCCCGATTTTTCACTTCCCCAGCTGATAACAATCACAACCTTAAAGTTTACTTGCCAGCCAGAACGGGCATTATTTTACAGAAGGTTGATTAAACTCCTCCTAGTGTTGACTTTTTTACACAAGTGTGGCATAAATTAATACAGCTTTTATTGACAATCCCGTCAATAAAAGTAGTTCTTCATGAAGGAGTCAACGATGTTGAAGCTCAAGCTAGTTGCAGCAATCCTAGCGTTAGCCGGAATGGTAAGTCTCCTATTGGGAGACACCTACCTTTCCGTAGCAATCGCTGTAGTTTGTACGGCAGCGGCAAGCCCAGTGTCACTCCATCTCACACTGAGATGGATCATTAAAGACGCGTCAGGAGTTGAGCGGTGGTTTTATGTCGCACTGTGGAGTGTACTATCCATCGCCGCAGGAGTCTCCACACTCCAAGACGTCAATATTCTTAACGTCCCTCTTGGGGCTACTATTGACTATTCTCAATTAGGGAACGTGAGATACTGCGTCTCCTTCGTGGGTATCATTTCCGTTATTCTAACGGTCATCACGCCGTCATGTTCGTCCAAGCGTGATGATGATGACAGTGATGATAAGGGCTGAGCCCGTCCAAGAAATAGTTCGCTTTGAGACTTTTAGTCTCGGCTGGAGCTCTCTTGGCGGGCTATTTCTATTGGCATAAAATTTGTTACACTAGATATTGTGAAGAAAAAAGTACCAAAATTCATTGAGCAATCATTAGCCCGAGTCGCTAATCTTTACAGCTTTGAGCCGGAGCATCATCTGGAAAAGATCGACGACAGTTTAACGCCAAATATGCGAGCTTTACGTTTGGCTATGAAAGTCGCCGAGCAACTACTGAGTATGGGCGTGGTTGCTCGCGATGTGGTGCGTATGTCGCGAGGAATCACCAATACTTATTGCCAAAAACCCGTTCATATTGACATTAGCTATACTCTGGTGACAATTTCTCAATACCGCGGAGTTGATCACGAACCGCTAACTATGGCGCGTGTGATTGTTCCTAACGACCCTAATTATCAACTTATCCAAGCCCTACAAATACTAGCTCTTGATATTCGTCGCAACCAATTACCCCTAGAAGAAGCAGAAGAGCGATTACAGAAAATCCTAAAAAAGCCCACAAAATACCCTCGCTTAGTCGTTTACGCGGCGGGCGGATTAGTGAGCGCGGGTTCTGTTATTTTATATGGCGGCAGTTTACTCATGGCATCAATCGCGTTTCTACTCGGATTCCTAGCTACTGGACTGCTAAGGTGGCTGGGACATATTGGCGCACCATTATTTTATTCACAGGCTATCGTGGCTATTTTCGTAACACTGATAGCGGCGGGTACAGCTTGGTGCAGTAATTATTTAGGACTAAGTATCAATACGACACTATTAGTCATTAGCGGCATTGTCTTATTAGTCGCGGGACTAATGTTTGTCGGCGCATTCCAGGACGCAATCGATGAATATTATATGACCGCTAACGCCAGATTATTAAAAGTCGTAATGGCAACAGGTGGCGTAATTGCTGGCGTGATGGTTGGATTATACATTGCGACAAAATTTGGTATTACTTTCCCAGCAACACCAGATCGATTAACATTAGCCGACAACCACACACAATATTTGGGCGCTGGAATTATTGCAGCAGCGTTCGTTCTGAGGAATCATTCTCGATTTTTGGGAATGGTTATATCTGGATTAATTGCAATTTTTGGCTGGTGGATTTCAAGATTAGCTATGAGCTTTGGTTTTGATATTGTAACAGCGAGCGGCATCGCGGCGGCGGTAATTGGGCTGGTCGCAGTTATGACTTCCAGATTATGGAAATTCCCTTCCCTGGC includes:
- a CDS encoding alpha-amylase family glycosyl hydrolase — translated: MSNKTLVDLDQWLAPHKSTIQTREKYISSKLEKVLINKTPAEFAMGFLHFGLHKTDTGWTFHEWAPNATRMFLVGDFSDWKEREEFTLNRDKNGEWDINLPENSLHHGQKYKLRVYWSSSDGWRLPSYANYVVQNKDSVDFSAVVWSPKTPYDWQYKTPPKPKVLLIYEAHIGMSSQKEKVASFSEFTTEVLPRIKESGYNTIQLMAIAEHPYYASFGYHVSNFFAVSSRFGTPDDFKKLVDTAHGMGLRVIIDLVHAHAAKNEVEGLGNFAGDPTQYFKPTNHPEWDSRLFDYGKPEVLHFLASNCRWWLDEYHVDGFRFDGVTSMLYHDHGLGKSFTSYDDYFRDNVDKDALAYLRLANEVIHAIRPDATTIAEEMSGFPGLGASTKDGGLGFDYRLQMGAPDLWIKTLKEKNDEDWDLGRLAYTLSSHRPEEKVINYAESHDQALVGDKTLIFRLIDKNMYWHMDKIDPDLKTERGIALHKLIRLMTAGLHGGGYLNFMGNEFGHPEWIDFPREGNNWSFKHARRQWNLRDNGFLKYQWLGDFDAALMKIIRQIDNSDIQHLTVRQSDHTVSFMHGDFLFVINFSPDKSHSDYEVPAEAGSYKLALSSDDKNFGGQERIDHNSRFFTSPADNNHNLKVYLPARTGIILQKVD
- a CDS encoding threonine/serine exporter family protein, whose translation is MKKKVPKFIEQSLARVANLYSFEPEHHLEKIDDSLTPNMRALRLAMKVAEQLLSMGVVARDVVRMSRGITNTYCQKPVHIDISYTLVTISQYRGVDHEPLTMARVIVPNDPNYQLIQALQILALDIRRNQLPLEEAEERLQKILKKPTKYPRLVVYAAGGLVSAGSVILYGGSLLMASIAFLLGFLATGLLRWLGHIGAPLFYSQAIVAIFVTLIAAGTAWCSNYLGLSINTTLLVISGIVLLVAGLMFVGAFQDAIDEYYMTANARLLKVVMATGGVIAGVMVGLYIATKFGITFPATPDRLTLADNHTQYLGAGIIAAAFVLRNHSRFLGMVISGLIAIFGWWISRLAMSFGFDIVTASGIAAAVIGLVAVMTSRLWKFPSLAIIAAGIVPLVPGLSLYNGLMGVVLYPPNSANFLPALAILARAILIGVAVAIGASFGNVVGRPIRRQFINLFRRNTQAL